GCTTCACCATCCTGCTGGAGGCCATCGAGCGCTTCACGGAGCCCCACGAGATCCAGCAGCCGCTGGTGGTCATCGCCGTGGGGGTGGCGGGGCTCATCATCAACCTGCTGGGGCTCTGCCTCTTCAACCACCACGGCGTCGGGGGCCACGGGCACGCCCACGGCCACGGGCACTCGCACGGCGGCCGGCAGCACCCCCGCGGCGGCCCCAAGCCCGAGCAGCCGCCCGGGGACGGGGAGACTGCGCTGCACCGCGAGGAGACCAGCACCTTGGTGGAGAACTGCAGCAGCTCCAACGGAGTCAGCCAGGAGAAACTGGGTAAGCCCCGCGGGGTAAGCGCCGCTGCCCCATCCAGGCGCAGAAAAGCGGGAGGGGTCCTTTCCCCGAGTAGGGCGGTGGCCGTCCTGGTTCCACCTGGTGCGGGCTCTCTGAGCCCCACTCCTGGGAACGAGATGAGAAACTTTGTTAGCAGCTCTTGGGGCACATGGCTGTCGCACCTCTTCCTCACCCCTTTCCTTCGGATGCCCTAAGCTGCATATTTGTTTTGCAGACAGGTCAGAGTGTAAAAGAGTCTTAGGATAAAGCAGTTtgccctgggaaaaaagttGGTTCTGCAAGGAAAGGCACATGACAAGCGTTTCTTGCCTAGCGACAGGAGCTGTCACAAGACGCTGTCCTAATGCCATCCGAGCTGGCTGCACATCAAATGGAGCGCGGCTCAGTGCCTCGGTCCCGGCAGCTGGATTGCTCCATTGGGTCAGTTATCAGCTACCTGGGAAGCTACTCTCCATCTAAACCAAACATACTGAAGTCTATTCCACTGCGATAATGCCGTGCTTCTTAACAGCGTCGGTATTAATAGGAAGAAGTCTTGGAAGTTGCCAGTGAGAACTGTGGAAGCTGGAATGTGGAGCATGCTGGTGTCAGGGCACATGTGTGGTGTCttggaataatttttctttagcTTTCTAAAGCATGCGCCTTCCCACTCACCTGCATGCGGACATACATTTAAAATCTTCCCTTCCCAATTGTGGTTAAACTGTTTTATGGGTAGGAattttttgggttattttttaatggatCCAGAATCCTGGATAGTTCATTTTGAAGCAGCTTGATCAAAGCCAAGTATTGCGTGCTAGCAGAGTGAAAGGTGTGTGTGATTGCCACTTTTCTGTTCCTAGGGCATCCTTGTCACCAGAAGGAATGGACTTCAGGCTTTGGAACCAATTTCTCTTTGGAACCAGTTTCAGGGTGACGTCAGGAGACCGTTGTTTTAGCTCAAAGGGAGCTTTAATTGATAGGAGTGAACTTTGCTACAGTTTCAGATTTTCTGTGGTCAGAGGTTCCAATACACATTTGAGGAACTTAGTTTCTGTTTCTCCGACTCCATGTTGGCTTTGGAAAGACAGGTTTTTCAAGAGGATGGGAAAGTTCCTCTGAATACACTACACCATTTTCTTGACTACATAATAAACTCTTAATGTTTGTTTAGTTCCAACAAAGGTGTCCTAATAATTAGTTTCAAACAATGTAAATTTCCCTTAACCCTTTGTCTCATAGATACCTTGGCTTGGGAATTATTCTTGCATGGTGAAAAATTGTGCTTTTAGCCAAGTTTTGGACTAGTTAGACCAAAAGATTAACTTATAGCATGGATTAAAATGCATATTGTTGTGAGCTAACTTGGCTGGAATGTCTCTTGGATGTGCCTCTGGCAATAACAAATAATTTGTTGTGGGTACTTAGGTGGTAATAGGGCATAATTTTGGTCACAGGGAAACTTTGAAATAAGTTTGTGTTTCCTTCTGTGCCCTATCATGATTAGGTAATGGATGGAGCTATTCATAGTTTGTCCATGGAAAAGTTTCAGGTAAAGGTGATCAGAGACGTGGGAGAAGATGTAAGATGTAGAGCTGAAGACAAGGGTGGTCCTGTGCCTTCATTGGAAATCACAGAGTGGGGTAGTCCCCGATTTCCTAAGGTGGAAGTGAAAAGTAGGCATAGCCTTAGGGGCTAGTCCTGCACAGGCATTTCTATGCATGCACTTTATGTAAAATAATCAGTTTATTGTTATGTTTCAATGAGCATATTTCAAATGGACTTGTTTTAACCatttgccattaaaaaaaattcaagatcTTTCTGGGGCTGTGTTTCCTGTTACCCACTCTTGTAGACAGCTGTACTGACTTTCCAGATCTCCATTATTCCAAGTACTTGGTACAGAGCAGAGCGTTCCTCTTTCCTCGCTGTCATCATGGACTTTGAGGTCTGAACTCTGTAATCTAAGACATTTCCCTCTAATGTATTTACTTCTCTGGAAAGTTACAGGTCCCTTGTTCCATAACTCCTAGAGGCAGTGTGGAAAATGTAGCTGGAGCTTCAGGGCAGAAGCGTACTGGATGAGTTAATGAGCTGGGGTTGGAACTCAGCCTCAGTAGGAGCCCACTCCTTCTTCAGAGAGGAGAGGACTTGTGCACAGTCTACAACTGCAGAATCGCAGCCACAAGAGCAGAACAGCAGAAGCTGCACGTCTTGTTAATGTTTACAAAGCTCTGAACTCAATAACCTCAGAAGCAGTAAGAGCTCCTTGTTTCAGTTTGTCAGGCCAGGGGCCAGTGCCTGTTGTGTTTCTTTAGCATTGGAAATATCCAAAGAAGAACttctgaagaaaagcaggaggTTAATCATGTAGAATTCTCTCCAGTTTGAACACTGGAAGATGATTTTCTTGCAGAAAGCATTCTTCTTTGTAATGATGTGTGTATTTATTCCCATGTAGCTGCTTAGCTGTGTTGGAGTGGTAACTATTGCAGACAGGTGTGGCAAAGGAGGGCACTAAAATGGCCATTTATGCACAGTCCATGACATGGCTTTGGATATCAGAAGCTGTGTGTCACTCAACAGCTATATGTCACTTgcataaaaaatttaattttactacttatttatttattttgaaatataaataaCAGTAGTTCATAGCCTCTGAGAGCTTCAGTGGTAACTTACACTGCCCTATAGTCAATTCTGCTGGtaaattctgcattttaaacCTAAAATTTCAGCTGATTGTATCTCACTGGCTCCATGCACCATcttggaaaaaattccttttccttgaATTCAGAAGCCTCTTGAAAATGCATTGGTAAACCTGAAAAGAAGCTGCTACACAGCTGTATTCATACAGCTTTTGAGCTTCTGGCTTCAAATTTTAATCTGAAATAGCAGTATAGTCCTGTGGTTAAAGAGAGATTTTAGCAATGTGTCAGTCTACCAATGTTTCAACAGAAGGAACAAATGTGACCAACTGAGCTACTTAAACCACCATTTTACATATGCTCTGTAGTTCTGCATGTTGTTTAAGAAACAAACAGTGAATAGGCAAATGGTTAAACAGCTGGAAAAGGTGAAAGTAGTTTTTCAGTAGAGTAAGTTAAAATGTGGTCGTCTTCATTCTTTGCCACTCTGCAGCTTTAATCTCCATGTAGAAACAGTTGCCTTCTAAGACTATTTAGATCACTTATTGGGACAACTGAATTTTCCTCAGCCAGAGAAGGTGTTGCTAAGTGTGTGGGTTGAGTTGCTTTTTGGTTTCATACACAGTGTGCCATGCTTACTGTTGGATATGATTTTATAAGAAATTACAGTAATATGTTGTATTATAGCTCATGCCtaattgttttcttgttttcttgtcAGGTGATACGAAAGATGACATGAATGATGTACAAGTGAATGGGAATGCTGGCCATTATCCTCTGGATGAAGAGGAGGTTGAAGAAGACTCTAGTGCACAACTTAACATGCGTGGAGTTTTTCTGCATGTTTTTGGAGATGCCTTGGGTTCAGTCATTGTGGTAGTGAATGCCTTGCTCTTTTATGGGTTGTGGAATCCATGCCCTGAAGATGGGCCTTGCTTTAATCCATGTGTCAATAATCATTGCATGGAAAATGCTACTTTATCCCAAGCACTTGGCAGAGCTAACAAGTCCGAGCAAGAGGGCATTACTGTGGCTGGTCCTTGCTGGTTGCTATATTTAGATCCTGTGCTTTGTTTGATTATGGTCTGTATACTCCTATACACAACTTACCCGTTACTTAGGGAGTCAGCCCTTATCCTTCTACAGACTGTCCCCAAACAAATAGATGTCCATTCTTTGAACTCAAAGTTACGTACCCTCGAAGGAGTCGAAGCAATCCATGAATTACACATTTGGCAGCTAGCAGGCAGTCGGATCATTGGCACTGCTCACATCAAGTGTCCTGACCCTTCCACGTACATGATGGTGGCAAAGCGCATCAAAGAGATCTTTCACGACGAAGGGATTCATGCAACTACCATTCAGCCTGAGTTTGCCAGCGTTGGCTCCGAGTCAGGGAGAGGGAAATGCGAGTTGCCTTGCAGGACTCAGTGTGCTTTGAAGCAGTGTTGTGGAACAGGAGAAGATAGTACTgcaaagaagacagaaaaatccTCGTCACTTAGTATTTCTTGTTCAGAAGTTGTCATTGAATTTCCAAAAACGAGGAGGACTAAGTCGGAGAGCATCCCTTCAGTGAAGCTGGAGGCAAACACCGATCAAAATGAGCAGTTTGAGTCATCTTTGTAACTCCCTGAAGGGTGCTACCTGAGTTGTGGTGACTTTGTCAACAGCTgtgctgcaagaggaagagaCAGATGTTTGAGATGCAATTTTGCCAAGTAGTGTAATTGCTGAAGTCCTTGTTCTTGTCATATTGCTAAATATAGAATGCTTGTTTTAAAGAATATAATGTCACTGTCATGATACAATGTGTTTGTGTTGACTTTGTTTGACTGAGATAGACAGGAAGTGCACCGATGCTGTAACACTTCAGAAAACCAGTTTCAACATTTCAGCAGAGACACTTTTTGCTGTGCTTCAAATTAAGATACTTTTTTCCAGTGAAAAGGTATTTGAGGGATAAGCATGTAGGAACTCAATTTGTGTTACAGATTCTTTGGACCTGCTTTCTCCTTTAATATTTGATTTGtagatattttaatatattgttTATTTAGAAGCCCTAAGAAAACCAAAGTTCGTAGAACATTTTTAATGATATAACTACTAAAAACTGGAAACCACTTTGCAGTTTcacatatttttcttaaagctatgtaataataataaatgtgAAGGCTTTTCTAGTGAATTTATCGCACAGCATATTTTAAAGAGAACATCATATGATTGTCAGAAATTGTCCCCTCTTCTTCTGGTCAGGTAGTGAGGTAATTGAAAACAACAGAtgtgaaagggttttttttctgtcagaatGGCAGTTCAAGCTACTGTATACTGCTCTGTGATCGAGACATGAGACTGGTCAATAAAGTAATACAGTCTTCTACACTTTATagattttctgctgttttacCTTACTTCCAAGTTTTGTCTGGTCATGAAAGTCTTTGAGGTTTAAAGAACCCTTGACTCAACAGTGCTATGAATAAAGAGCTGGAGCTTCATATTTAGCTGATGCTGAGTTTACTAAGATAAAAGAATTAGTTATGTCAATAAGTGCTCTGTTGGGGGAGGTCTGCCTCCAACAATATAACTCAAGCACCAACAGTGTAACTCATGCTTtcaagcacagacagcagctcCCCAACAAGTCATGTAAGGGTGCATTTTGCTTCTAGCTGAGTGTGTCTGTAAACACTTGCAGTGACTTCAGTCCTGGTCCGCACTGTGTCCTCAGGAGCCCTCCACTGACTTCTGAGGAAGTGGTGCAGGGAGTAATACATTCACTGTATTTCACACTTCAAAATGTTTATGTATCACATAATTTCACTTCCTCAGTATCCAAATCTATGGTTTAAAATCTTGACTCAGTTAATTGACAACTGGCTCTAAACAAGCTGTTAGTGTGGTGCCAACTTAGACCTTAGGAAAGAAGAAACTGCTGTGTGGACTCTGTGAATTTGGCAGAGACTAGATGAGAGTTCAAAGATAAAACATACAAGAAATCTAATCTAAAACCTTGGCCCTTTTGATCCACTCTCATGTTATGTACAGGATCTAATGTCTTGTGATTAATGGATTGCTCCTATGTGCAAAACTGGAAAACAGCTCAGATCTTCGATTGTTTGCTCTTTGGTTATGATAAACActttgcctcagtttccctgtctTCAAATGGGGATAATACCTACCTCACAGGGGTGTTGTGAGGCTTAACTATTGTGTGATGAGCTCTGAGATCTGTTACTGGAAGGCACTGGAAAGAGAATAAGATACTAGATTACCTGGCATTTACTACTTCTACAAATGTATTGCAATACCTAGGCACAACCAGAGGGAACTGAGGATAGTTTTGGCCTTATGAAATTTTTTGATGCTGTGGTTTTCAGGTTTTTAACAGTATTTAaatgtagatttttttaaaaaagaatgtttTGTTAGTGAAGGGAATGTAGCTTTGCCTCCAGATACATAACACCTCCCTAGTTTGCATTTCTAATTTGTGTCTTGCATCATAATTTCTCCTAAATAGTACAAAATAGTCCTGCTGCTCATTGGACCTGGATTGGCCCACGTCATGTCAGTGGTCTCACCCAAGCTCTCAGCAGAGCATTGCAGTCAACTCTCGATTATCCCTGGGTGATTACCAGTGTTGTGCATTAACTGTGCAGTCTGTGGAGCCAAGACCAGCCCCCTGCTCACAGCACGCTCTGACCAAGCACTGTGTGCCAAAGCATGGGAATGGTGGAGATGCTGGCTCTGCTTCCAGGGTGCTCATCACAGGCTGCATTGCctgggtgcagcacagcactgtccGGGGGTTTTGCCCCTTGGCTGCTCAGATGCATCGCCAGGAAGCTGTGGGTGCTGGATGGGTGGGCTTGGCTTTGTGCTGCCTTGGGGAGGTTGGTGCTTCACAGTCACCAGCATTGTTcacctttttctgtgtttatgcTTGTTGTATAGTCTCATAAACTAACTTAAATGTATTAATATAGTATTTATATATGTTTCTGTTTTGTCTGAATTACCTTAACTCTTTTTTCTGTTACCTGTATATGATCTAGAGTTGACTGTTAAATGAGATCTTGTATGAGACTACATTTGCAGAGTATGCTACCACTGCTACTATACTACAGAGTATTAACCAAGTAAATTTTGAAATGAACAAagtagtatttttattttaaatgtgtatCCTTGCTTTCTATGGTAAACTTTCACTAATTATTTTCATCACTAGTTTAAAATTGGTCTCAATCATTAGTATGAATTGTTGAGGTCCTGCCGTATGTCACTAATGCACCATAGAACTACTGCTCTttagtttatttaaaataataccaACAAATCGAACCATGGTAGCACTGAGAAGTCTGACTTCTCTCCTGTTGCTCTTATAAAATGAGGGCAACTAGTAAGTCATAACAGTTATCATCATTGGTTAATAGTCTCAGTAAATGCATCTGAATAGATGGAGCTGTAGTCACTAATTCCATTTTAAACTATTTAatcttttggtttggtttttttgttttgttttttttgggtttttttgtgccagaagtcatatttttctatttctgcgTCCATTGCAGGCAATGGCTAGCTAAAAAGTCAAAAAACTCTCCCCATCATTATTTTGAGTATCTTGACAGGATGCAGAGGTGacagtgatgatgatgatgatgatgatgatgatgatgatgatgatgggggCAGAATGGGGAGTTTCGTGGCCTCTCTGTCATATGCCCTGTTGCACGTGCAGCACCAGCTGGTGTTACCAGGGCCCTTTAGTCTCCTTAACCCTCGATAGCAAACTCCCTGAAAGCATAGACTGAGGTCAAGGTGGTGgttgtgcagcagcaggaacacacTTTCTCTGTTCTGGCTGTAGGAGACCCGACTGTAGCCCGCTAGCTTGTGAAatagcttgctttttttttttaacttgatcTGTCTGGGGTTATACAGACTTGATTTGTTCTAAAGATCACATTTTAAGAATACTGAGAGCATTCAAAAGCACTGCACagtctctctttcctttttttttttttcccacaaagcATGAAACTAGTGAATCTCATGTAAGTGAACACTGCAGGGGTGGGGAGCTAATTGTATTGTGTATCACAttcctgaatttttaaaataaaaacaattatgGAACACTGATTTTAAGGAAAAGTAAGTTTGTACTTCAGTGTCTAGATTGTTTAGGCTTCTGATTAAATGTGTCAGAGATGTATTGAACATCACTGGATGAAATACTTTACCCTTACTCCATGTCTCATCCAGGAACATACTATTTTAGAATCACTTCCTAGATTATATCTGCACCTAAGTGCAGTGCAAAACTAATTCAGACACTCAGTGGGCTAGCCACAGTACCATCAAGCTTCCTTTTTAGCAGAGTGAATTGTTTCTGTGGAACCCCTAATAATTGTAGCTCAACTGCTTTCAACACCCAGTGTGGGCTTTTGGCAATATCTGTAGCTGCCAGATCGCGGTGTGCGGTATGGACATACACAGAGTTATGTAAAACAACCGGCCCCAACTTGTGACTCCCCAAAAGTCATGGCAAGGGCTCAGTCCTGAACATTTCTGTATTCTTAAATAGTTTCATTGGGCTGACGAGTACTTACTTGCACACCAGGAATTACTTGTGGGAGTGAGTCCAAAGCTTCTGCCAGTGCAGCCtggcttttaaagaaaaaaagtaccTAGATTTTCTGGATGTATTAAAATCAGGACTGCTATGGTGTTTCTAAGTTTGCTGTAGAAATACTGTCAGTTCGATATAATTCCAGGATTTACTCCTTTTCCCCATTCTccaaaaagaaatgggaaaaagccCACTGAGTGTCCTAAGACTTGTTAACAAGTTTAGCTAAACTGATGTTGCTGTTTGCTTCTGAAATCGGGCCATGTGAATTTATTACACACTGcctggtggggtttggggaggaggGATAAAGATTCTTGCCAttctccttcccctgccccctGCTTTGACTGCACTTT
This Aphelocoma coerulescens isolate FSJ_1873_10779 chromosome 3, UR_Acoe_1.0, whole genome shotgun sequence DNA region includes the following protein-coding sequences:
- the SLC30A1 gene encoding proton-coupled zinc antiporter SLC30A1, translated to MCEGMAAHGPGGPRCWQNRRARLLCMLALTFLFFVVEVAVSRVTSSLAMLSDSFHMLSDVMALVVALVAVRFAQRTRATKKNTFGWVRAEVMGALVNAVFLTALCFTILLEAIERFTEPHEIQQPLVVIAVGVAGLIINLLGLCLFNHHGVGGHGHAHGHGHSHGGRQHPRGGPKPEQPPGDGETALHREETSTLVENCSSSNGVSQEKLGDTKDDMNDVQVNGNAGHYPLDEEEVEEDSSAQLNMRGVFLHVFGDALGSVIVVVNALLFYGLWNPCPEDGPCFNPCVNNHCMENATLSQALGRANKSEQEGITVAGPCWLLYLDPVLCLIMVCILLYTTYPLLRESALILLQTVPKQIDVHSLNSKLRTLEGVEAIHELHIWQLAGSRIIGTAHIKCPDPSTYMMVAKRIKEIFHDEGIHATTIQPEFASVGSESGRGKCELPCRTQCALKQCCGTGEDSTAKKTEKSSSLSISCSEVVIEFPKTRRTKSESIPSVKLEANTDQNEQFESSL